A stretch of Macadamia integrifolia cultivar HAES 741 chromosome 7, SCU_Mint_v3, whole genome shotgun sequence DNA encodes these proteins:
- the LOC122083466 gene encoding 3-ketoacyl-CoA synthase 4-like yields the protein MEGAERGSEIQIPQTRRLPDFSQSVKLKYVKLGYHYLMTHLFTLCLVPLMAVLLVEASRLSPEDIRQLWLQLQCNLVSIMACSVFLVFGATVYFMSRPRPVYLVDFACYRPASELEVPFNKFMEHSRLKGDFDDSSLEFQRKILERSGLGEETYFPKAMHYIPPCPSMAAAREEAEEVMFGALDILFKNTNFNPKNIGILVVNCSLFNPTPSLSAMIVNKYNLRGNIKSFNLGGMGCSAGVIALDLAKDMLQVHRKTYAVVVSTENITQNWYFGNKKSMLIPNCLFRVGGSAVLLSNKSGDRRRAKYKLLHVVRTHRGADDTAFRCVYQEQDDTGKTGVSLSKDLMAIAGGALKANITTLGPLVLPISEQLLFFFNLISKNLFDEKVKKPYIPDFKLAFNHFCIHAGGRGVIDELEKNLKLLPENVEASRMTLHRFGNTSSSSIWYELAYTEAKGRMRKGNRVWQIAFGSGFKCNSAVWEALRYVKPSPNNAWDDCIHKYPVHILD from the exons ATGGAAGGAGCAGAGAGAGGCTCAGAGATTCAGATCCCACAGACAAGGAGACTACCTGATTTCTCACAGAGTGTGAAACTGAAATATGTGAAGTTGGGTTACCATTATCTGATGACCCATCTCTTCACCCTTTGTCTCGTCCCTCTCATGGCAGTGTTGTTGGTAGAAGCTTCTCGGTTGAGCCCGGAAGATATTCGTCAGCTGTGGCTGCAGCTTCAGTGCAACCTGGTAAGCATCATGGCCTGCTCGGTCTTCTTGGTTTTCGGCGCAACCGTATACTTCATGTCACGCCCGCGACCCGTCTACCTCGTCGACTTCGCCTGCTACCGGCCGGCATCGGAACTTGAAGTTCCGTTCAACAAGTTCATGGAGCATTCGAGACTGAAGGGTGACTTTGACGACTCATCACTGGAGTTCCAGCGAAAGATACTGGAGCGATCTGGGCTcggggaagagacttacttcCCTAAAGCCATGCACTATATCCCTCCGTGTCCATCCATGGCGGCGGCTCGTGAAGAGGCCGAGGAGGTTATGTTTGGGGCTCTGGATATTCTCTTCAAGAACACCAATTTTAACCCTAAGAACATCGGGATCCTTGTCGTGAACTGCAGCCTCTTTAACCCGACTCCGTCACTCTCTGCTATGATCGTAAATAAGTACAACTTGAGGGGTAATATCAAGAGCTTCAATCTCGGGGGTATGGGTTGTAGTGCCGGAGTGATCGCCCTTGACCTCGCCAAGGACATGCTCCAG GTGCACAGGAAAACTTACGCCGTCGTCGTCAGCACCGAGAACATCACCCAGAACTGGTACTTCGGAAACAAGAAGTCGATGCTGATCCCCAACTGCCTCTTTCGTGTGGGCGGCTCCGCCGTTTTGTTATCCAACAAGTCTGGTGACCGGCGGCGGGCGAAGTACAAGCTGCTCCACGTGGTGAGGACCCACCGTGGTGCCGACGACACTGCGTTCCGCTGCGTATATCAAGAACAGGACGACACAGGGAAGACCGGAGTGTCGCTGTCAAAGGATCTGATGGCCATCGCTGGAGGAGCACTCAAGGCCAACATCACAACTCTGGGACCACTGGTCCTTCCCATAAGTGAGcagctcctcttcttctttaatttGATTTCGAAGAATCTTTTCGATGAGAAGGTGAAGAAGCCGTACATACCGGACTTCAAGTTAGCGTTCAACCACTTCTGCATTCACGCTGGAGGGAGAGGAGTGATCGACGAGCTGGAGAAGAACCTGAAGCTGTTGCCGGAAAACGTGGAGGCATCGAGGATGACGTTGCACAGATTTGGTAACACGTCATCGAGCTCCATATGGTACGAGTTAGCTTACACGGAGGCCAAGGGGAGGATGAGAAAAGGCAATCGTGTCTGGCAGATTGCGTTTGGGAGCGGGTTCAAGTGTAACAGTGCGGTCTGGGAAGCACTTAGGTATGTGAAGCCTTCTCCAAACAATGCCTGGGATGATTGTATCCACAAATATCCCGTCCATATACTGGATTAG
- the LOC122085020 gene encoding GATA transcription factor 19-like has protein sequence MHRCSSSRSNTMAPCSCGLFHPQGNCFSVLFSMPNNHNPIDEPDSYNTIPSPSSSSVDCTLSLGTPSTRQTKDKSMGNHHRRSMSNLCWDIFQTNKSHSSTSTTHKSSSRGGNSNNGNILNLNGDPLFARRCANCDTTSTPLWRNGPRGPKSLCNACGIRYKKEERRATSTTVTNTGAATAGMMESQYLMSQNHQHHSWGHHAQSQKVTSMSPAALGNEFRFIEDDDDRDSSTTGIPFLSWRLNVPDRHSFVHEFT, from the exons ATGCATCGATGCAGCAGCTCTCGTAGCAATACCATGGCTCCATGTTCATGTGGGCTTTTCCATCCTCAAGGGAATTGCTTCTCTGTGTTATTCTCCATGCCCAATAACCACAATCCTATCGATGAACCAGACTCTTACAACACCATACCATCGCCTTCATCATCCTCTGTCGATTGCACCCTCTCTTTGGGTACTCCTTCAACTCGCCAAACCAAAGACAAGTCCATGGGCAATCACCACCGACGCTCTATGTCCAATCTTTGCTGGGATATATTCCAGACCAACAAGTCTCATTCATCAACATCAACCACACACAAAAGCAGCAGCCGTGGAGGCAATAGCAACAACGGAAACATACTTAACTTGAATGGAGATCCTCTCTTTGCTCGAAGATGCGCCAACTGCGATACAACATCCACTCCTCTTTGGAGAAACGGTCCGAGAGGTCCCAAG TCGCTATGCAATGCTTGTGGAATCCGTTACAAGAAGGAAGAGAGGAGGGCAACCAGTACAACAGTCACTAACACGGGTGCAGCCACAGCGGGGATGATGGAGTCACAGTACCTAATGAGCCAAAACCACCAACACCATTCTTGGGGTCACCACGCACAGAGCCAGAAGGTGACTTCCATGTCACCTGCTGCTCTGGGGAATGAATTCAGGTTCATCGAAGATGACGATGACCGAGACTCTAGCACCACCGGCATCCCTTTCCTTTCTTGGCGTCTCAACGTTCCCGACAGGCACAGCTTCGTTCATGAGTTCACatga
- the LOC122084114 gene encoding monoacylglycerol lipase ABHD6-like: protein MVNLVAAQKPLLHGMMKLAGLSPKTVEIEPGTTMNFWVPSETIKKAKADPAHTLEEEEEKKLKKKKANKKKPVVVMIHGFAAEGIVTWQFQVGALTKNYAIYIPDLLFFGGSITDETDRSPEFQTECLVKALTKLRVDTCTVVGFSYGGMVAFKMAELHPNFVKSLVVSGTNPALTDSISEETMSRLGFSSSSEMLLPTSVKGLKSLLKVAIHKKLWFPNRLYKDYLEVMFTNRKERGELLETLVNNRKNITIPNLTQRIYLLWGEEDQIFNMEIAQNLKGQLGDNATLLSIKKGGHLVHLERPCVYNRLLKSILASLHTDTAQQ, encoded by the exons atggtgaaCTTGGTGGCAGCACAGAAGCCCTTGTTGCATGGGATGATGAAGCTGGCTGGGCTAAGCCCTAAGACAGTGGAGATCGAGCCTGGGACAACCATGAACTTCTGGGTTCCATCTGAAACCATTAAGAAAGCAAAAGCTGATCCAGCTCATACgctggaggaggaggaggaaaagaagctgaaaaagaagaaagcaaacaAGAAGAAGCCAGTAGTGGTAATGATACATGGCTTCGCCGCCGAGGGTATTGTGACGTGGCAGTTCCAGGTTGGAGCTTTGACTAAGAATTACGCTATCTACATTCCTGACCTCCTCTTCTTCGGGGGTTCCATCACCGATGAGACCGACCGGTCACCGGAGTTCCAGACGGAATGTCTAGTGAAGGCACTGACGAAGCTGAGAGTAGACACGTGTACGGTGGTGGGGTTCAGTTACGGTGGGATGGTGGCGTTTAAGATGGCGGAGCTGCACCCGAACTTTGTGAAGTCTTTGGTGGTTTCCGGTACGAATCCGGCACTGACTGATTCCATCAGTGAGGAGACAATGAGTAGGTTGGGGTTCTCGTCGTCGTCGGAGATGCTGCTGCCCACTTCAGTGAAGGGTCTTAAAAGCCTTCTCAAAGTCGCCATTCACAAGAAGCTCTGGTTCCCGAATCGTTTGTACAAGGACTACCTTGag GTGATGTTCACCAACAGAAAGGAGAGAGGTGAACTACTAGAAACTCTGGTCAACAACAGAAAGAACATCACCATCCCCAACCTTACTCAA AGGATATATCTCCTATGGGGTGAGGAGGACCAAATTTTCAATATGGAGATTGCCCAGAACCTGAAAGG GCAACTAGGAGACAATGCAACACTGCTAAGCATTAAGAAGGGGGGTCACCTTGTTCACCTGGAGCGACCCTGTGTCTACAACAGACTTCTCAAGTCAATCCTGGCATCCCTGCATACAGATACAGCTCAACAATGA
- the LOC122084113 gene encoding sugar transporter ERD6-like 6 → MSFREENEEGRDIRKPFLHTGSWYRMGSRQSSMMDKLGSSAQVLRDNSVSVVFCVLVVALGPIQYGFTGGYSSPTEADIINDLALSISEFSIFGSLSNVGAMVGAIASGQLAEYIGRKGSLMIASIPNIIGWLAISFAHDSSFLYMGRLLEGFGVGVISYTVPVYIAEIAPQNMRGGLGSVNQLSVTIGILLAYLLGLFVHWRILAVLGILPCTILIPGLFFVPESPRWLAKMGMMDDFEASLQVLRGFDTDISIEVNEIKRSVASTSRRTTIRFSDLKRRRYWFPLMIGIGLLVLQQASGINGVLFYSTTIFEAAGISSSNVATCGLGAIQVIATGVTTWLADKAGRRLLLIISSSGMTASLLLVSVSFYLKDIFSEDSHLYSLMGILSLVGIVTFVIAFSLGIGPIPWVIMSEIMPVNIKSLAGSVATLFNWLTAWLITMTANLLLNWSSGGTFTLYTVLSAFTVVFVALWVPETKGRTLEEIQWSFR, encoded by the exons atgagttTCAGAGAGGAGAATGAGGAAGGAAGGGATATACGGAAGCCCTTCCTGCACACGGGAAGCTGGTATCGAATGGGTTCGAGGCAGTCAAGCATGATGGACAAGCTCGGCTCTTCTGCTCAGGTTCTCCGGGACAACTCCGTTTCCGTTGTGTTCTGCGTCCTCGTCGTCGCGTTGGGCCCTATTCAGTACGGCTTCACC GGTGGATATTCTTCCCCTACGGAAGCGGACATAATCAACGATCTTGCACTTTCAATCTCCGAG TTCTCGATATTTGGGTCTCTGTCCAATGTAGGCGCCATGGTTGGAGCAATAGCCAGCGGTCAACTTGCAGAGTACATAGGGAGAAAAGGG TCGTTGATGATTGCTTCTATCCCTAATATCATTGGATGGCTCGCGATATCTTTTGCCCAT GATTCTTCATTTCTATACATGGGAAGGTTACTGGAAGGATTTGGGGTGGGTGTAATCTCTTACACT GTGCCTGTATATATAGCAGAGATAGCACCTCAGAACATGCGGGGAGGCCTTGGATCAGTGAACCAG CTATCAGTGACAATTGGAATACTGTTGGCTTATCTTTTGGGACTTTTTGTTCACTGGAGAATCCTTGCAGTTTTAG GAATCTTGCCCTGCACGATTTTGATACCTGGTCTGTTTTTCGTCCCTGAATCTCCCCGGTGGCTG GCAAAAATGGGTATGATGGATGATTTTGAAGCTTCTTTGCAAGTTCTACGGGGATTTGACACAGACATATCCATTGAAGTGAATGAAATCAAG AGGTCTGTGGCATCAACAAGCAGAAGAACTACAATTCGGTTTTCCGATCTGAAACGTAGAAGATATTGGTTTCCTTTGATG ATAGGAATTGGATTACTTGTGCTGCAGCAGGCTAGTGGAATCAATGGCGTTCTATTTTATTCCACGACCATTTTTGAAGCTGCTG GTATTTCCTCAAGTAATGTTGCAACATGTGGACTTGGTGCTATTCAG GTTATTGCTACTGGAGTCACAACATGGTTGGCTGACAAAGCTGGCCGTCGGCTTCTTCTTATA ATCTCCTCATCTGGAATGACTGCCAGTCTTCTTCTTGTTTCAGTATCCTTTTACTTAAAG GACATTTTCTCTGAAGATTCACATCTTTATAGTTTAATGGGCATATTGTCTTTGGTGGGGATTGTG ACCTTCGTGATTGCCTTCTCTTTAGGAATTGGACCTATCCCATGGGTTATAATGTCAGAG ATAATGCCAGTGAATATCAAGAGTCTTGCTGGAAGCGTAGCCACATTGTTCAACTGGTTGACAGCTTGGCTGATTACAATGACTGCGAACTTGCTTTTGAATTGGAGCAGtggag GTACATTTACTCTTTACACAGTCCTGAGTGCTTTTACTGTAGTGTTTGTGGCACTTTGGGTACCTGAGACAAAGGGGAGAACTCTTGAGGAAATTCAGTGGTCCTTCAGATGA